The following proteins are encoded in a genomic region of Danio rerio strain Tuebingen ecotype United States chromosome 16, GRCz12tu, whole genome shotgun sequence:
- the styk1b gene encoding tyrosine-protein kinase STYK1b (The RefSeq protein has 6 substitutions compared to this genomic sequence) — protein MAASSSAASSECEAGDALCEIRVYEQEVIIVPVIFFMMFLITLLFIMLLRFCPEKVERLQPASSRVSRTRRNLQGIDAPLGLNALEGEPIALDTTTYMTFNPATPARLDHANNVAFTDGMFGATASAFAKPRELPRQRLPENFNGVAPLPASYSLKSDSPISLYRARMENRNVVLRVLKDSASNQESQSFLGFAAFLSQLGPHPFLPELLGVISLRAPLITVIEEMENRDLLGFLWRCRQDNVGPDGMCQMTEKKIFNMASHVASALDFLHGKDLHHCNLKARNVLVSRICTAKLWGLDDLYVRTSGSGNYSEDPGRKKWQAPELLAKRPSTPKSDIWSFGLLLYEMVTLGEVPFAEIPVKELLQHHQRVKPIRKPNNCSNSLYSIIKSCCHWKEQDRPSLAEVRRKLQSGEKSASDSSVLRVPEPINIQQYLKEAGYGESNSYTVF, from the exons ATGGCGGCCTCTTCCAGCGCTGCATCTTCTGAATGTGAGCCTGGAGATGCGCTGTGTG AAATTCGTGTGTATGAACAAGAGGTGATAATCGTACCGGTGATCTTCTTCATGATGTTCTTGATCACGCTGCTATTCATTATGCTGCTGAGGTTCTGTCCAGAGAAGGTGGAACGCCTGCAACCTGCTTCCAGTCGAGTATCCAGGACTAGGAGAAACTTGCAGGGCATTGATG CTCCTCTGGGTCTGAATGCTCTGGAAGGGGAGCCCATAGCACTGGACACAACTACTTACATGACATTCAACCCTACAATGCCAGCCAGGCTCGATCATGACAACAATGTTGCCTTTACTGATGGCATGTTTGGCGCCACAGCTTCAGCCTTTGCAAAGCCACGAGAACTTCCACGCCAGCGACTGCCGGAGAACTTTAACGGAGTCGCTCCTCTCCCAGCTTCATACTCACTGAAGTCAGACAGCCCCATCTCCCTCTATAGGGCTCGTATGGAAAACAGAAATGTGGTGCTTCGTGTGCTTAAAG ATTCAGCCAGTAATCAGGAAAGTCAGTCATTCTTGGGATTTGCGGCCTTCCTGTCCCAGTTAGGGCCTCATCCCTTCTTACCAGAGCTGCTGGGAGTGATATCCTTGCGGGCTCCTCTCATTACTGTTATTGAGGAGATGGAGAACAGAGATCTGCTTGGATTCCTGTGGAGATGTAGACAG GATAATGTTGGACCAGATGGCATGTGTCAGATGACAGAGAAAAAAATCTTCAACATGGCCTCCCATGTGGCCTCAGCACTG GACTTTCTCCATGGCAAAGATCTTCACCACTGCAACTTAAAGGCTCGAAATGTGTTGGTCAGCAGGATTTGTACTGCAAAACTCTGGGGTTTGGACGACTTGTACACGAGGACATCAGGAAGTGGTAATTACAGTGAAGATCCTGGAAGAAAAAAGTGGCAAGCTCCTGAGCTACTGGCCAAGAGACCTTCTACTCCAAAAAGTGATAT TTGGTCCTTTGGGCTGCTGCTGTATGAAATGGTGACACTTG GTGAAGTTCCTTTTGCCGAAATCCCTGTTAAAGATCTTCTACAGCATCATCAGAGGGTGAAACCAATAAGAAAACCAAACAACTGCTCAAACTCACT ttactCAATTATCAAATCCTGCTGTCATTGGAAAGAGCAAGACCGGCCCTCATTGGCTGAAGTCAGGCGTAAACTCCAATCAGGAGAGAAGAGTGCCAGTGACAGCAGTGTTCTCCGTGTGCCCGAGCCAATCAATATTCAACAGTATCTGAAGGAGGCTGGATATGGAGAATCCAACAGCTACactgttttttaa
- the LOC141378226 gene encoding glutathione S-transferase kappa 1-like isoform X3 produces the protein MLIMVILQMSSSRKVVEFFYDVVSPYSWLAFEVLCRYKNVWNIDLKYKPAFLGGFFFFLGNIEPGSVDNKQRYLLADLKLISEYYGVPLNPPPVFNKETLLEMRFVTAIAEKNQEENVLLEKVSRELWKRAWQNNLDNTQPPSLIEAGLQAGLSANEVEELLTNAKSQPIKDKLKSVTQEALEKNAFGLPFIVCHVNGKVEVFFGCDRFELIAHRIGEKWAGPCPIKTTM, from the exons ATGCTCATTATGGTTATATTACAGATGTCCAGTTCCAGAAAAGTGGTTGAATTTTTCTACGATGTTGTCTCTCCTTATTCTTGGCTGGCATTTGAG GTGCTGTGTCGCTACAAAAATGTTTGGAACATTGACCTTAAATATAAACCAGCCTTTTTAGGTGGa ttttttttttttttaggtaacatTGAACCTGGATCAGTTGATAATAAGCAGCGGTACTTGCTCGCAGATCTGAAACTGATTTCTGAGTACTATGGGGTCCCTCTGAATCCCCCTCCAGTTTTTAACAAAG AAACCTTGCTTGAAATGCGCTTTGTGACTGCTATAGCAGAGAAAAACCAAGAAGAAAATGTGCTATTGGAGAAGGTTTCTAGAGAGCTCTGGAAACGAGCATGGCAAAACAATCTAGACAATACCCAGCCTCCCTCACTCATTGAG GCAGGATTACAGGCAGGTCTCTCAGCCAATGAGGTGGAAGAATTGCTGACCAATGCCAAATCTCAGCCAATTAAAGACAAGCTGAAGAGTGTCACACAGGAAGCACTGGAGAAAAAT GCCTTTGGTCTTCCATTCATTGTGTGCCATGTCAATGGGAAGGTTGAGGTTTTCTTTGGTTGTGACAGATTTGAGCTCATAGCTCATCGCATCG GGGAGAAGTGGGCAGGGCCTTGTCCAATCAAGACCACAATGTGA
- the LOC141378226 gene encoding glutathione S-transferase kappa 1-like isoform X1: MRFVTAIAEKNQEENVLLEKVSRELWKRAWQNNLDNTQPPSLIEAGLQAGLSANEVEELLTNAKSQPIKDKLKSVTQEALEKNAFGLPFIVCHVNGKVEVFFGCDRFELIAHRIGEKWAGPCPIKTTM; this comes from the exons ATGCGCTTTGTGACTGCTATAGCAGAGAAAAACCAAGAAGAAAATGTGCTATTGGAGAAGGTTTCTAGAGAGCTCTGGAAACGAGCATGGCAAAACAATCTAGACAATACCCAGCCTCCCTCACTCATTGAG GCAGGATTACAGGCAGGTCTCTCAGCCAATGAGGTGGAAGAATTGCTGACCAATGCCAAATCTCAGCCAATTAAAGACAAGCTGAAGAGTGTCACACAGGAAGCACTGGAGAAAAAT GCCTTTGGTCTTCCATTCATTGTGTGCCATGTCAATGGGAAGGTTGAGGTTTTCTTTGGTTGTGACAGATTTGAGCTCATAGCTCATCGCATCG GGGAGAAGTGGGCAGGGCCTTGTCCAATCAAGACCACAATGTGA
- the gstk1 gene encoding glutathione S-transferase kappa 1 isoform X3, translating into MYSSVWKLLFLKSFSVTLKINIAGLYINQAYIGALQCSRRWQCAIIQTSHPNQKSTTEQQGICVGNSISSSQVVSCTQQRFGCLPVKDEMISSGKVIKLFYDISSPYSWLAFEVLCRYKNIWNVELKLKPAYLAGVMYGSGNQPPVLNPSKLLYMTSDLTLLSQYFGVPMYRPSKLIKKDSVIPMRFVTAVAEKEKDGDDLVEKVSRELWKRMWSTHQDIVQPASLTEVGIKAGFSANEVDDILILAKSQQIKDRLTSITNEALKYKCFGLPFIVVQVDGKAGVFFGSDRFELMAYFLGEKWFGPHPT; encoded by the exons atgtattcaagtgTTTGGAAGTTGCTTTTTCTGAAGTCATTCAGTGTCACGTTGAAGATAAATATAGCTGGACTCTATATAAATCAAGCATACATTGGGGCTTTACAGTGTAGTCGGCGGTGGCAGTGCGCCATAATACAGACATCACATCCAAATCAGAAAAGCACAACAGAGCAGCAGG GTATTTGTGTTGGGAATTCTATAAGCTCCTCTCAAGTTGTCAGCTGCACACAGCAGCGTTTTGGATGTCTGCCAGTAAAGGACGAA ATGATCAGTTCTGGAAAGGTGATCAAGTTGTTCTATGATATTTCCTCTCCTTACTCCTGGCTGGCATTTGAG gtACTTTGTCGGTACAAAAATATTTGGAACGTCGAACTCAAATTGAAACCGGCATATTTAGCAGGTGTCATGTATGGCTCAG GAAACCAGCCCCCTGTGTTAAACCCTAGTAAGCTCTTGTACATGACTTCAGATCTGACGCTGCTGTCTCAGTACTTTGGGGTTCCAATGTATCGACCATCAAAACTTATCAAGAAAG ACTCTGTGATTCCGATGCGTTTTGTGACCGCTGTAGCAGAGAAGGAAAAAGATGGTGATGATCTGGTGGAGAAGGTGTCTAGGGAGCTCTGGAAACGAATGTGGAGCACTCATCAGGACATAGTCCAGCCTGCCTCACTCACAGAG GTGGGAATAAAGGCTGGTTTCTCAGCCAATGAAGTAGATGATATTCTGATCCTTGCTAAATCTCAGCAAATCAAAGACAGGCTGACAAGTATCACAAATGAAGCTCTGAAATATAAA TGCTTTGGTTTACCATTCATTGTGGTTCAGGTTGACGGAAAGGCTGGGGTCTTCTTCGGTTCAGACAGATTTGAGCTTATGGCGTATTTTCTAG gGGAGAAGTGGTTTGGGCCTCACCCTACCTAG
- the gstk1 gene encoding glutathione S-transferase kappa 1 isoform X5, producing the protein MPARSLLGPMISSGKVIKLFYDISSPYSWLAFEVLCRYKNIWNVELKLKPAYLAGVMYGSGNQPPVLNPSKLLYMTSDLTLLSQYFGVPMYRPSKLIKKDSVIPMRFVTAVAEKEKDGDDLVEKVSRELWKRMWSTHQDIVQPASLTEVGIKAGFSANEVDDILILAKSQQIKDRLTSITNEALKYKCFGLPFIVVQVDGKAGVFFGSDRFELMAYFLGEKWFGPHPT; encoded by the exons atgccggctcgctccctgctcggaccg ATGATCAGTTCTGGAAAGGTGATCAAGTTGTTCTATGATATTTCCTCTCCTTACTCCTGGCTGGCATTTGAG gtACTTTGTCGGTACAAAAATATTTGGAACGTCGAACTCAAATTGAAACCGGCATATTTAGCAGGTGTCATGTATGGCTCAG GAAACCAGCCCCCTGTGTTAAACCCTAGTAAGCTCTTGTACATGACTTCAGATCTGACGCTGCTGTCTCAGTACTTTGGGGTTCCAATGTATCGACCATCAAAACTTATCAAGAAAG ACTCTGTGATTCCGATGCGTTTTGTGACCGCTGTAGCAGAGAAGGAAAAAGATGGTGATGATCTGGTGGAGAAGGTGTCTAGGGAGCTCTGGAAACGAATGTGGAGCACTCATCAGGACATAGTCCAGCCTGCCTCACTCACAGAG GTGGGAATAAAGGCTGGTTTCTCAGCCAATGAAGTAGATGATATTCTGATCCTTGCTAAATCTCAGCAAATCAAAGACAGGCTGACAAGTATCACAAATGAAGCTCTGAAATATAAA TGCTTTGGTTTACCATTCATTGTGGTTCAGGTTGACGGAAAGGCTGGGGTCTTCTTCGGTTCAGACAGATTTGAGCTTATGGCGTATTTTCTAG gGGAGAAGTGGTTTGGGCCTCACCCTACCTAG
- the LOC141378226 gene encoding glutathione S-transferase kappa 1-like isoform X2, producing MLIMVILQMSSSRKVVEFFYDVVSPYSWLAFEVLCRYKNVWNIDLKYKPAFLGGVFKGSGNVEPGSVDNKQRYLLADLKLISEYYGVPLNPPPVFNKETLLEMRFVTAIAEKNQEENVLLEKVSRELWKRAWQNNLDNTQPPSLIEAGLQAGLSANEVEELLTNAKSQPIKDKLKSVTQEALEKNAFGLPFIVCHVNGKVEVFFGCDRFELIAHRIGEKWAGPCPIKTTM from the exons ATGCTCATTATGGTTATATTACAGATGTCCAGTTCCAGAAAAGTGGTTGAATTTTTCTACGATGTTGTCTCTCCTTATTCTTGGCTGGCATTTGAG GTGCTGTGTCGCTACAAAAATGTTTGGAACATTGACCTTAAATATAAACCAGCCTTTTTAGGTGGagtttttaaaggttcaggaaATG tTGAACCTGGATCAGTTGATAATAAGCAGCGGTACTTGCTCGCAGATCTGAAACTGATTTCTGAGTACTATGGGGTCCCTCTGAATCCCCCTCCAGTTTTTAACAAAG AAACCTTGCTTGAAATGCGCTTTGTGACTGCTATAGCAGAGAAAAACCAAGAAGAAAATGTGCTATTGGAGAAGGTTTCTAGAGAGCTCTGGAAACGAGCATGGCAAAACAATCTAGACAATACCCAGCCTCCCTCACTCATTGAG GCAGGATTACAGGCAGGTCTCTCAGCCAATGAGGTGGAAGAATTGCTGACCAATGCCAAATCTCAGCCAATTAAAGACAAGCTGAAGAGTGTCACACAGGAAGCACTGGAGAAAAAT GCCTTTGGTCTTCCATTCATTGTGTGCCATGTCAATGGGAAGGTTGAGGTTTTCTTTGGTTGTGACAGATTTGAGCTCATAGCTCATCGCATCG GGGAGAAGTGGGCAGGGCCTTGTCCAATCAAGACCACAATGTGA
- the gstk1 gene encoding glutathione S-transferase kappa 1 isoform X2 has protein sequence MYSSVWKLLFLKSFSVTLKINIAGLYINQAYIGALQCSRRWQCAIIQTSHPNQKSTTEQQAGICVGNSISSSQVVSCTQQRFGCLPVKDEMISSGKVIKLFYDISSPYSWLAFEVLCRYKNIWNVELKLKPAYLAGVMYGSGNQPPVLNPSKLLYMTSDLTLLSQYFGVPMYRPSKLIKKDSVIPMRFVTAVAEKEKDGDDLVEKVSRELWKRMWSTHQDIVQPASLTEVGIKAGFSANEVDDILILAKSQQIKDRLTSITNEALKYKCFGLPFIVVQVDGKAGVFFGSDRFELMAYFLGEKWFGPHPT, from the exons atgtattcaagtgTTTGGAAGTTGCTTTTTCTGAAGTCATTCAGTGTCACGTTGAAGATAAATATAGCTGGACTCTATATAAATCAAGCATACATTGGGGCTTTACAGTGTAGTCGGCGGTGGCAGTGCGCCATAATACAGACATCACATCCAAATCAGAAAAGCACAACAGAGCAGCAGG CAGGTATTTGTGTTGGGAATTCTATAAGCTCCTCTCAAGTTGTCAGCTGCACACAGCAGCGTTTTGGATGTCTGCCAGTAAAGGACGAA ATGATCAGTTCTGGAAAGGTGATCAAGTTGTTCTATGATATTTCCTCTCCTTACTCCTGGCTGGCATTTGAG gtACTTTGTCGGTACAAAAATATTTGGAACGTCGAACTCAAATTGAAACCGGCATATTTAGCAGGTGTCATGTATGGCTCAG GAAACCAGCCCCCTGTGTTAAACCCTAGTAAGCTCTTGTACATGACTTCAGATCTGACGCTGCTGTCTCAGTACTTTGGGGTTCCAATGTATCGACCATCAAAACTTATCAAGAAAG ACTCTGTGATTCCGATGCGTTTTGTGACCGCTGTAGCAGAGAAGGAAAAAGATGGTGATGATCTGGTGGAGAAGGTGTCTAGGGAGCTCTGGAAACGAATGTGGAGCACTCATCAGGACATAGTCCAGCCTGCCTCACTCACAGAG GTGGGAATAAAGGCTGGTTTCTCAGCCAATGAAGTAGATGATATTCTGATCCTTGCTAAATCTCAGCAAATCAAAGACAGGCTGACAAGTATCACAAATGAAGCTCTGAAATATAAA TGCTTTGGTTTACCATTCATTGTGGTTCAGGTTGACGGAAAGGCTGGGGTCTTCTTCGGTTCAGACAGATTTGAGCTTATGGCGTATTTTCTAG gGGAGAAGTGGTTTGGGCCTCACCCTACCTAG
- the gstk1 gene encoding glutathione S-transferase kappa 1 isoform X6: MISSGKVIKLFYDISSPYSWLAFEVLCRYKNIWNVELKLKPAYLAGVMYGSGNQPPVLNPSKLLYMTSDLTLLSQYFGVPMYRPSKLIKKDSVIPMRFVTAVAEKEKDGDDLVEKVSRELWKRMWSTHQDIVQPASLTEVGIKAGFSANEVDDILILAKSQQIKDRLTSITNEALKYKCFGLPFIVVQVDGKAGVFFGSDRFELMAYFLGEKWFGPHPT; encoded by the exons ATGATCAGTTCTGGAAAGGTGATCAAGTTGTTCTATGATATTTCCTCTCCTTACTCCTGGCTGGCATTTGAG gtACTTTGTCGGTACAAAAATATTTGGAACGTCGAACTCAAATTGAAACCGGCATATTTAGCAGGTGTCATGTATGGCTCAG GAAACCAGCCCCCTGTGTTAAACCCTAGTAAGCTCTTGTACATGACTTCAGATCTGACGCTGCTGTCTCAGTACTTTGGGGTTCCAATGTATCGACCATCAAAACTTATCAAGAAAG ACTCTGTGATTCCGATGCGTTTTGTGACCGCTGTAGCAGAGAAGGAAAAAGATGGTGATGATCTGGTGGAGAAGGTGTCTAGGGAGCTCTGGAAACGAATGTGGAGCACTCATCAGGACATAGTCCAGCCTGCCTCACTCACAGAG GTGGGAATAAAGGCTGGTTTCTCAGCCAATGAAGTAGATGATATTCTGATCCTTGCTAAATCTCAGCAAATCAAAGACAGGCTGACAAGTATCACAAATGAAGCTCTGAAATATAAA TGCTTTGGTTTACCATTCATTGTGGTTCAGGTTGACGGAAAGGCTGGGGTCTTCTTCGGTTCAGACAGATTTGAGCTTATGGCGTATTTTCTAG gGGAGAAGTGGTTTGGGCCTCACCCTACCTAG